One genomic window of Streptomyces sp. WP-1 includes the following:
- a CDS encoding glycoside hydrolase family 76 protein: MSPFRKGPAATGLSLVVALLTATPAAATGGPRTGADAHAVAAAVVCDTYCDARDPSAATSDRIPVSSSLYGRTVRLHLSDNDVMGWASIDDGNPGDEVWLDRSFDGGRTWSSGSKLGDTKTPQGYRGWRTQMYNVDDWNTAGVGALRACGKAGDRAEITCTPWARVNRNAWSRGTAAATALMMSYDRGTGLFGGNGWWTGANALTAVIDNARVSGMPSYKYALSTTYDKNLGAQGGNFTNDYLDDTGWWGLAWVAAYDATGDSRYLSTARTDADHMNAYWTGTCGGGVLWNESKTYKNAITNELFLQLNAALHNRIAGDSVYLDRARQEWSWFRQSGMINQDHMINDGLTDACANNGQTTWTYNQGVVLGGLTELYRATGDTGLLDTARQLADASTTRLQTDGVLREPGESDGCTGDGPSFKGAYVRGLGKLNAQLSGHPYAATLTRWADTAYAKDRSTLDQYGPHWNGGSGTTDYGCQQSVLDLLNAAGQ; the protein is encoded by the coding sequence ATGTCCCCGTTCAGGAAAGGCCCGGCGGCGACCGGGCTGTCGCTCGTCGTCGCCCTGCTCACCGCGACCCCCGCTGCTGCCACCGGAGGCCCCCGTACCGGCGCCGACGCCCACGCGGTCGCGGCAGCGGTGGTCTGTGACACGTACTGTGACGCGCGCGATCCCTCCGCCGCCACCTCGGACCGGATCCCGGTCAGCAGTTCCCTGTACGGCCGGACCGTCCGGCTCCACCTCTCCGACAACGATGTCATGGGCTGGGCGTCCATCGACGACGGAAACCCCGGCGACGAGGTGTGGCTGGACCGCAGTTTCGACGGCGGCCGGACCTGGTCCTCCGGAAGCAAGCTCGGCGACACCAAGACCCCGCAGGGATACCGCGGCTGGCGGACCCAGATGTACAACGTGGACGATTGGAACACCGCCGGAGTCGGAGCTTTGCGCGCGTGCGGCAAAGCCGGTGACCGGGCGGAGATCACCTGCACCCCCTGGGCCCGGGTCAACCGGAACGCCTGGAGCCGGGGCACCGCGGCGGCCACGGCACTGATGATGTCCTACGACCGGGGCACCGGGCTGTTCGGCGGCAACGGCTGGTGGACCGGCGCGAACGCGCTGACGGCCGTCATCGACAATGCCCGGGTCAGCGGCATGCCCAGCTACAAGTACGCCCTCTCCACCACCTACGACAAGAACCTCGGTGCGCAGGGCGGCAACTTCACCAACGACTATCTGGACGACACCGGTTGGTGGGGGCTGGCCTGGGTCGCCGCGTACGACGCGACCGGTGACAGCCGGTACCTCAGCACCGCTCGCACCGACGCGGACCACATGAACGCCTACTGGACGGGCACATGCGGCGGCGGGGTGCTGTGGAACGAGTCCAAGACCTACAAGAACGCGATCACCAACGAGCTGTTCCTCCAGCTCAACGCGGCGCTCCACAACCGGATTGCCGGTGACAGCGTCTACCTGGACCGTGCCCGGCAGGAATGGTCCTGGTTCCGGCAGAGCGGCATGATCAACCAAGACCACATGATCAACGACGGCCTCACCGACGCCTGCGCCAACAACGGCCAGACCACGTGGACGTACAACCAGGGCGTCGTGCTCGGTGGCCTCACCGAGCTGTACCGGGCGACCGGCGACACCGGCCTCCTGGACACCGCCCGCCAACTGGCCGACGCCTCCACCACACGGCTCCAGACCGACGGTGTGCTCCGTGAACCCGGGGAGTCCGACGGCTGCACCGGCGACGGGCCTTCCTTCAAGGGCGCCTACGTACGCGGGCTCGGCAAACTGAACGCGCAGTTGTCCGGCCATCCCTACGCCGCGACGCTCACCCGGTGGGCGGACACGGCCTACGCCAAGGACCGCAGCACTCTCGACCAGTACGGCCCGCACTGGAACGGCGGTTCGGGCACCACCGACTACGGGTGCCAGCAGAGCGTTCTCGATCTCCTCAACGCCGCAGGGCAGTAG